In Bacteroidota bacterium, one DNA window encodes the following:
- a CDS encoding bifunctional folylpolyglutamate synthase/dihydrofolate synthase: MTYRQTLDYLFSRLPMFHRIGAAAYKADLKNTIELCNSLGNPQNSFKSLHIAGTNGKGSTSHLLAAVLQKAGYNTALYTSPHLKDFRERIRINGEMIPEKVVVDFVNEHKSSFEKIDLSFFEWCVGLAFDYFAKEKVDIAIIETGLGGRLDSTNIITPELSIITNISYDHMQLLGDTLEKIATEKAGIIKRFVPVIIGERQIEIQNVFTEHAKKLNSPFTFAEDIIQTEVITNDENGIMFNVFIDKKILYTDLKLNLQGNYQKKNITTVLCAIEQLKKSGWKISESHVRDAFSNVQELTGLMGRWQKLSDAPLVICDVGHNKAGIEFIVQQISQCKFEKLHMVIGVVNDKDVSGILELLPANASYYFCKANIPRALDAEELKNLAKAYNLNGNAYESVSKAISAARSNSSLSDMIFIGGSTFVVAEAII, from the coding sequence GTGACTTACCGGCAGACGTTAGATTACCTCTTTTCCAGGCTTCCTATGTTCCATAGAATAGGCGCAGCTGCCTATAAAGCCGACCTGAAAAATACAATCGAACTTTGCAATTCGCTCGGAAATCCGCAAAATTCCTTTAAATCTTTACATATTGCCGGGACAAATGGAAAGGGCTCGACTTCCCACTTATTGGCTGCGGTTTTACAAAAGGCGGGCTATAATACCGCACTTTACACCTCACCGCACCTGAAAGATTTCAGAGAAAGAATCCGTATTAATGGTGAAATGATCCCTGAAAAAGTAGTGGTCGATTTTGTAAATGAGCATAAATCTTCTTTTGAAAAGATTGACCTGAGCTTTTTTGAATGGTGCGTTGGACTTGCTTTCGATTATTTTGCAAAAGAAAAAGTAGATATAGCAATCATTGAAACAGGATTGGGAGGTCGACTTGATTCAACAAATATCATTACACCTGAACTTTCTATCATCACAAATATCAGTTATGATCACATGCAATTGCTGGGCGATACACTTGAAAAAATTGCTACTGAAAAAGCAGGTATCATAAAAAGGTTTGTCCCCGTGATCATTGGAGAAAGACAAATTGAAATTCAAAATGTTTTCACTGAGCATGCAAAAAAATTAAATTCACCATTTACTTTTGCAGAAGATATTATCCAAACCGAAGTGATTACTAATGATGAGAACGGAATCATGTTCAATGTTTTTATAGACAAAAAAATTCTCTATACCGACCTCAAACTTAATCTTCAAGGAAATTATCAGAAAAAAAATATCACAACAGTTCTTTGTGCTATCGAACAGCTGAAAAAGTCAGGATGGAAAATTTCTGAGTCGCACGTGAGAGATGCATTTTCTAATGTGCAGGAATTAACAGGACTGATGGGGCGATGGCAAAAACTTTCTGATGCACCACTTGTCATTTGCGATGTCGGACATAACAAAGCCGGTATTGAATTTATTGTTCAGCAAATTTCGCAATGTAAATTTGAGAAACTTCATATGGTGATCGGAGTTGTTAATGATAAAGACGTTTCCGGAATCCTGGAATTGCTCCCAGCAAATGCAAGCTACTATTTCTGCAAAGCAAATATCCCCCGTGCCCTTGATGCAGAAGAATTAAAAAATCTGGCAAAAGCATATAACCTGAATGGCAACGCTTACGAATCCGTTTCTAAAGCAATTTCCGCAGCAAGATCAAACAGTAGTTTGTCAGATATGATCTTCATTGGCGGGAGCACATTTGTTGTGGCTGAGGCTATTATTTAA
- a CDS encoding cytochrome-c peroxidase, which translates to MQFDRMKKYVFLFFIALMTFACKKEKATDPIIDPGNEFIILDVPVGFPYPNIPSDNKPTLNRIALGEKLFFDPILSRDSSISCGSCHLPGLKFTDGVALSLGISGRHAMRNAMTILNVAYQPYSFWDGGVPNLEQQVLAPIENPNEMDFDVNLAVERLRNNKDYVADFQKSYGLEPSVYTLTRAIACYERTLFTGKSKYDRFVYEGDSFALNTSEKNGMIMFFNEEADCFHCHVDYNFTDFSFQNNGLYSVYPDSGRARITGNASDVGKFKVPSLRNVELTAPYMHDGSIATLEEVVEHYNSGGQPHPNKSNVVRPKNLSPQQKQDLVNFLKALTDQ; encoded by the coding sequence ATGCAATTTGACAGGATGAAAAAGTATGTATTCTTATTCTTTATTGCTTTAATGACTTTTGCCTGCAAAAAGGAAAAAGCTACAGATCCTATTATCGATCCGGGAAATGAATTTATAATTCTGGATGTGCCTGTTGGATTTCCTTATCCGAATATTCCTTCCGATAACAAGCCGACTTTAAACAGAATTGCATTGGGTGAGAAATTATTTTTCGATCCAATTCTTTCAAGAGACAGTTCTATTTCATGTGGATCTTGTCACTTGCCGGGATTAAAATTCACAGATGGTGTAGCATTAAGTTTAGGAATCAGTGGCAGACATGCAATGCGAAATGCAATGACAATTTTGAATGTTGCTTATCAGCCTTATTCCTTCTGGGATGGTGGTGTTCCGAATCTTGAACAACAGGTGCTTGCTCCTATCGAAAACCCAAATGAAATGGACTTTGATGTGAATCTGGCTGTGGAAAGACTTAGGAACAACAAAGACTATGTTGCAGATTTTCAGAAAAGTTATGGCCTTGAACCTTCTGTTTATACTTTGACAAGAGCAATTGCTTGCTATGAGCGTACGCTCTTTACAGGTAAATCAAAGTACGACAGATTTGTTTATGAAGGTGATTCATTTGCATTGAATACTTCTGAAAAAAATGGAATGATCATGTTCTTCAATGAAGAAGCAGATTGTTTTCATTGCCATGTCGATTACAATTTCACCGATTTTAGTTTTCAAAACAATGGCTTGTATTCCGTTTATCCTGATTCAGGAAGAGCCCGAATCACAGGCAATGCAAGTGATGTCGGTAAATTCAAAGTACCTTCTTTACGAAATGTTGAACTCACGGCCCCTTATATGCACGATGGAAGTATTGCAACACTCGAAGAAGTAGTCGAACACTACAATAGTGGCGGACAGCCTCATCCGAATAAAAGCAATGTTGTGCGACCGAAAAATTTATCTCCGCAACAGAAACAAGATCTGGTTAATTTTTTGAAAGCGTTGACGGATCAATAG
- a CDS encoding DUF2892 domain-containing protein — MKKNMGTTDRVIRTIIAVIIAGLYFSNVITGTLGIILMIFAGVFLLTSLISFCPLYTLIGANTCKQK, encoded by the coding sequence ATGAAAAAGAACATGGGTACAACGGACAGAGTGATCCGGACAATCATTGCCGTAATCATCGCAGGTCTTTATTTTTCGAATGTTATCACAGGAACACTTGGCATCATCTTAATGATCTTTGCAGGAGTCTTCCTTTTAACCAGTTTAATCAGTTTTTGCCCACTTTATACATTGATTGGCGCAAATACCTGCAAACAAAAATAA